One genomic segment of Campylobacter concisus includes these proteins:
- a CDS encoding ComEC/Rec2 family competence protein — MRFKALKNREIFTIFCLFCLCIFSVNLAISYHKYQIFMDKGEQELTATVISSYEKLGDDGKKRQILKLKTDEFIFYTLGAKTDDFKAGDNIFLSVINLDVNFKDYLASSFYMPSFSREKLPQKATLNINQKLQSLIYAQHENSKISQLYSALFLGTSIDAELRDDVSHLGIAHLIAISGYHLGFISAVIFFVFRPLLKFLYARFLPFRNYNFDLAIIVFIVLSFYFFIIGFIPSFLRAFLMSILGFYCTLKGVKILNFKTLFIVALVSISLFPQLLFSVGFYFSLMGVFYIFLYFKHLKDKFSPFIHLILLNLYVCFAMEICVLYFFPLISLQQLSVLAINYIFSVFYPLSAALHIASYGDIFDGLLNNVLNFRLSSTKIFVPAIIFIFYNIASLLAIKFKSIFYILPLLGLLCFAIASYKIYA, encoded by the coding sequence TTTTTCTGTAAATTTGGCTATTAGCTACCATAAATATCAAATTTTTATGGACAAAGGCGAACAAGAGCTAACAGCAACCGTGATTTCTAGCTACGAAAAGCTTGGAGATGACGGCAAGAAAAGGCAAATTTTAAAGCTTAAGACTGATGAGTTTATATTTTATACACTTGGAGCTAAAACAGATGACTTTAAAGCTGGAGATAATATATTTCTAAGCGTCATAAATTTAGACGTTAATTTTAAAGACTATCTTGCTTCCTCCTTTTATATGCCTAGCTTTTCACGCGAAAAACTACCACAAAAAGCCACGCTAAATATCAACCAAAAACTACAATCACTCATCTACGCCCAGCATGAAAATAGCAAAATTTCACAGCTCTACTCGGCTCTATTTTTAGGCACAAGTATTGACGCAGAGTTAAGAGATGACGTCTCGCACCTTGGTATAGCGCATCTTATAGCCATAAGTGGCTATCATTTAGGCTTTATAAGCGCAGTTATATTTTTTGTATTTAGGCCGCTTTTAAAATTTTTATATGCGAGATTTTTACCTTTTAGAAACTACAACTTTGATCTAGCCATTATAGTTTTTATAGTCTTGTCATTTTACTTTTTTATAATAGGCTTTATACCAAGCTTTTTGCGAGCATTTTTAATGAGCATTTTAGGATTTTATTGCACGTTAAAAGGCGTTAAAATTTTAAACTTCAAAACACTTTTTATAGTAGCACTTGTTAGTATATCGCTCTTTCCGCAGCTACTTTTTAGCGTAGGTTTTTACTTTTCACTTATGGGCGTTTTTTACATATTTTTATATTTTAAACACCTAAAAGATAAATTTTCACCCTTCATTCATCTTATTCTTTTAAATTTATATGTTTGCTTTGCAATGGAAATTTGCGTGCTTTATTTCTTTCCGCTCATTAGCTTACAGCAGCTTAGTGTCCTTGCTATCAACTACATCTTTAGCGTTTTTTATCCATTAAGTGCTGCGCTTCACATCGCTTCGTATGGCGACATTTTTGATGGCTTGCTAAATAATGTTTTAAATTTTAGACTAAGCTCGACTAAAATTTTCGTGCCAGCCATTATTTTTATCTTTTATAATATCGCTTCACTTCTAGCTATAAAATTTAAATCCATATTCTACATTTTACCGCTGCTTGGGCTTTTGTGCTTTGCTATTGCTAGCTATAAAATTTACGCCTAA
- a CDS encoding TolC family protein, giving the protein MKKILAVLLFALPLWAGNLLEIIALAQSARLESLKEFNKNEYINKNKSKKLNLSLDGRYTFVPDEIKGGYMTKAGSITAKVEYLIFDGGASEAADKILDHKGVEKIYKDEELMNLTAFQVAKVYFNAVALNSLINLETKFVDSFAKAAAENEFWFEYGEINKAEFDAINFTLSKKRAELDELGLKLAELNSRINLLSNGEIGFNAGSKIMMPDFSKDDISAKLGAMEQEKFIKEQENEKQKSKFAPKIYLKDTQSVNNNSFKKGERTTSQMIGAYADANKPRVEFEWKLPDSLSLSKQSQVKRIEEQKAALDLSDEENRIITRLKELESTIKGLSAKLNLQDFKQGKLDSDFVDLLNGYLDGEIKYEEFLFVSEKNFSDRANFILDGDLLELNKLEYFFECARKINEVIIE; this is encoded by the coding sequence TTGAAGAAAATTTTGGCAGTTTTGCTCTTTGCTTTGCCCCTTTGGGCTGGAAATTTACTAGAGATCATCGCTCTAGCGCAAAGTGCAAGGCTTGAGAGTTTGAAAGAATTTAATAAAAATGAATATATAAATAAAAATAAGAGTAAAAAGCTAAATTTATCCCTTGATGGCAGATATACCTTTGTGCCTGATGAGATAAAGGGCGGATATATGACAAAGGCAGGCTCGATCACGGCAAAGGTTGAGTATCTTATCTTTGATGGCGGTGCGAGCGAGGCTGCTGATAAAATTTTAGACCACAAGGGCGTGGAGAAAATTTACAAAGATGAAGAGCTGATGAATTTAACCGCTTTTCAGGTCGCAAAGGTCTATTTTAACGCCGTTGCCCTAAATTCACTTATAAATTTAGAGACAAAATTTGTCGATAGCTTTGCTAAGGCTGCGGCTGAAAATGAGTTTTGGTTTGAGTATGGCGAGATAAATAAAGCTGAGTTTGATGCGATAAATTTTACTCTTAGTAAAAAAAGAGCTGAGCTTGACGAGCTTGGACTTAAGCTAGCTGAGCTAAACTCAAGGATAAATTTGCTCTCAAATGGTGAGATCGGCTTTAACGCTGGCTCAAAGATAATGATGCCTGATTTTAGCAAAGATGATATAAGCGCAAAACTTGGGGCGATGGAGCAAGAAAAATTTATAAAAGAGCAAGAAAATGAGAAGCAAAAGAGTAAATTTGCTCCAAAAATTTATTTAAAAGATACGCAAAGTGTGAATAATAACAGCTTTAAAAAAGGTGAGAGGACGACTTCGCAGATGATAGGCGCTTACGCTGATGCGAACAAGCCTAGAGTAGAGTTTGAGTGGAAGCTACCTGATAGCTTAAGTCTTAGCAAACAAAGTCAAGTTAAACGCATTGAAGAGCAAAAGGCGGCACTTGATCTAAGCGATGAAGAAAATAGGATAATCACTCGTCTAAAAGAGCTAGAAAGCACGATCAAAGGCTTAAGTGCAAAGTTAAATTTGCAAGATTTTAAGCAAGGTAAGCTTGATAGTGATTTTGTTGATTTGTTAAATGGTTATCTTGATGGCGAGATAAAATATGAAGAATTTTTGTTTGTGAGTGAGAAAAATTTTAGCGATAGGGCAAATTTCATACTTGATGGCGATTTACTTGAGCTAAATAAACTTGAGTATTTTTTCGAATGTGCAAGAAAAATAAATGAGGTGATAATTGAATAA
- a CDS encoding TolC family protein, protein MKNFLFIFLPVFLLGSNLSVIANKATQNEISKIKELELKRANLNDEATLSSYMPSLSLEGSYGKNTSTFPSIVAKESAGVLTRIDFLLYDGGAREARLKMSQLLKNKAAIASDEAKNYLAFKAVNLYFNAAALENIIAAKQAQANFLKGVLDKLEKANKAGLAAKDELENVRAKYYLANSTQLEYKNKMEQILNEINLLTGEKILPVGGAKMADISSNLASKNAELDRLSQDIFLGEAKLSEAKAGFLPQIMLYDTYGFYKNNYDIDLGRLSSYRSYVDKYLKEDTHGNKFGIAFKWKIFDFFATSKMSQAQKIALDEARLNLEYKRRENETRLKNLQSEIVVLASKIASLNEYVRASDLALKASYEKYNSGLLGYSDLLEALSQKFDAISLFESAKDELEIKKAEFFFENGEPILERIKD, encoded by the coding sequence ATGAAAAATTTTTTATTCATTTTTTTGCCGGTATTTTTGCTTGGTTCAAATTTAAGTGTGATCGCAAACAAAGCAACGCAAAATGAAATTTCAAAGATCAAAGAGCTTGAGTTAAAAAGAGCAAATTTAAACGATGAAGCCACATTAAGCTCATATATGCCAAGCCTTAGCCTAGAGGGTTCATATGGCAAAAATACAAGCACTTTTCCAAGTATAGTCGCTAAAGAGTCAGCCGGTGTGCTAACTAGGATAGATTTTTTGCTTTATGACGGCGGAGCGAGAGAGGCTAGGCTAAAGATGAGCCAGCTTTTAAAAAACAAAGCCGCCATAGCAAGTGATGAAGCCAAAAACTACCTTGCATTTAAGGCCGTAAATTTATACTTTAACGCAGCTGCACTTGAAAATATAATCGCAGCCAAACAGGCTCAAGCAAATTTTTTAAAAGGCGTTTTAGATAAGCTTGAAAAGGCAAATAAAGCAGGTCTTGCCGCAAAAGATGAGCTTGAAAATGTAAGGGCTAAATATTACTTAGCTAATAGCACACAGCTTGAATACAAAAACAAAATGGAGCAAATCTTAAATGAAATAAATTTGCTAACTGGTGAGAAAATTTTGCCAGTAGGCGGAGCAAAGATGGCTGATATTAGCTCAAATTTAGCTTCAAAGAATGCTGAGCTTGATAGACTAAGCCAAGATATATTTTTAGGCGAGGCCAAGCTTAGCGAGGCAAAGGCTGGTTTTTTGCCTCAAATAATGCTTTATGACACATATGGATTTTATAAAAATAATTACGATATCGATCTAGGCAGGCTTAGTTCTTACCGTTCATACGTGGATAAATACTTAAAAGAAGATACTCATGGCAATAAATTTGGTATCGCTTTTAAATGGAAAATTTTTGATTTTTTCGCCACTAGTAAGATGAGTCAGGCTCAAAAGATCGCACTTGATGAGGCAAGGCTAAATTTGGAGTATAAAAGGCGTGAAAACGAGACAAGGCTTAAAAATTTGCAAAGTGAAATCGTGGTGCTTGCTTCAAAAATCGCTTCACTAAACGAATATGTAAGAGCAAGCGATTTGGCATTAAAAGCTAGCTATGAGAAGTATAACTCCGGGCTTTTGGGATATAGCGACCTGCTTGAGGCACTCTCTCAAAAATTTGATGCCATTAGCCTTTTTGAGAGTGCAAAAGATGAGCTTGAGATTAAAAAAGCGGAGTTCTTTTTTGAAAATGGCGAGCCGATTTTGGAGAGGATTAAAGATTGA
- a CDS encoding EamA family transporter: MNKLIFVTILWAFSFSLIGEFLAGKVDSYLAVFIRVALASLVFLPFTKFRGISPKLAFGIMAIGAVQIGLMYLFYYNSFLYLSVPEVALFTIFTPFYVTLIYDAFSFKFRPLYLFSVGVAVFGALVIKYGAINDGVLKGFLLVQAANICFGAGQSAYKALLEKFDVDQKNVFGYFHFGAFFVAVVALLTLGNPAKFSLTSTQILVLLWLGIVASGVGYFMWNKGACEVDSGVLAIMNNALIPAAIIVNLVFWQKDTNLTRLILGAVIMYISLIIHNKIMKFYGMKIA, encoded by the coding sequence TTGAATAAACTGATCTTTGTAACCATTTTGTGGGCGTTTAGCTTTAGTTTGATAGGTGAGTTTTTAGCTGGCAAGGTTGATAGCTATTTGGCTGTTTTTATTCGGGTTGCGCTTGCGAGCTTAGTCTTTTTGCCATTTACAAAATTTCGTGGCATCAGTCCAAAGCTAGCATTTGGCATAATGGCTATCGGAGCGGTGCAAATAGGACTTATGTATCTATTTTATTACAATTCATTTTTGTATCTAAGCGTGCCAGAAGTCGCACTTTTTACCATTTTTACGCCGTTTTATGTGACGCTCATCTACGATGCATTTAGCTTTAAATTTAGACCACTTTATCTATTTAGCGTTGGCGTTGCGGTTTTTGGAGCTTTGGTTATAAAATATGGTGCTATAAACGATGGTGTATTAAAGGGCTTTTTACTAGTGCAAGCGGCAAATATCTGCTTTGGAGCAGGGCAGAGTGCATATAAGGCACTTTTAGAAAAATTTGACGTGGATCAAAAAAATGTCTTTGGCTACTTTCATTTTGGGGCATTTTTTGTAGCTGTCGTTGCGCTTCTTACTCTTGGCAATCCAGCCAAATTTTCACTTACTTCAACGCAAATTTTAGTGCTTCTCTGGCTTGGCATAGTAGCTAGTGGAGTTGGATATTTTATGTGGAACAAAGGTGCTTGCGAGGTCGATAGCGGCGTGCTTGCCATCATGAATAACGCTCTAATTCCAGCTGCCATCATTGTAAATTTAGTCTTTTGGCAAAAGGATACAAACTTAACTAGGCTAATTTTAGGCGCTGTTATAATGTATATATCTTTGATAATTCACAACAAGATAATGAAATTTTATGGTATGAAGATCGCTTAG
- a CDS encoding efflux RND transporter permease subunit — translation MIKTAINRPITTLMVFLSLVVFGIYSLKTMNVNLYPQVNIPIVKITTYANGDMNYIKTKITQKIEDEISSIEGIKKIYSTSFDNLSVVSIEFELNKDLESATNDVRDKMQKARLNTNYEIEKLNGLSSAVFSLFITRLDGNETKLMQEIDDVAKPFLERISGVSKVKTNGFLEPAVKILLDRFKLDKNALSANEVANLIKVENLKAPLGKIENEQIQMAIKSNFSAKSIDEIRNLTIKQGVFLKDIASVDLAYKDANEAAIMDKKSGVLLGLELAPDANALTVIALAKSKLDQFKSLLGNEYNVKIAYDKSEVIQKHIDQTAFDMILGVLLTIVIVYLFLRNFSITIISVVAIPTSIVATFFIINALGYDINRLSLIALTLGIGIFIDDAIVVTENIASKLKDEPNALKASFAGIKEIAFSVFAISLVLLCVFVPIAFMSGIVGKYFNSFAMSVAAGIVISFFVSIFLVPTLSARFVNAKESSFFLKSEPFFEALENLYEKILVLALKFKLIFLAITLAVVVCSFALAKFVGGDFMPSEDNSEFNIYFKLDPSLSLQASKERLKDKISLINADPQVAYAYFILGYTDAKQPYLVKAYVRLKELKDRANHERQNAIMQRFRDKLKSDDMSVIVADLPVVEGGDVQPVKLTITSENGKDLEKFVPKISKMLKEINDATDVNSPEEDLLKRVQISIDEDKAKRLNLDKASIASAVYSAFSQNEVSVFENENGKEYELYMRLDDKFRSDTNDILQTKIRSSEGFFVTLGDVATISFEQKPASISRFNRADEIKFLANTKNNAPLNSVANEISKKLDEILPANFKYKFLGFVELMDDTNASFIFTVSASAVLIYMVLAALYESFLLPFLIMLAMPLAFCGVVIGLFISGNPFSLFVMVGVILLFGMVGKNAILVVDFANHFANSGIEANEAVKMAAKKRLRAVLMTTFAMIFAMLPLALSRGAGFEANSPMAISIIFGLISSTLLSLLVVPVLFAWVYNLDKFIRKFYERERI, via the coding sequence ATGATAAAAACAGCCATCAACCGCCCTATAACTACATTAATGGTTTTTTTAAGCCTCGTTGTCTTTGGAATTTATTCTCTAAAGACGATGAATGTAAATTTATATCCGCAAGTAAATATCCCAATCGTTAAGATCACGACCTACGCAAACGGCGATATGAACTACATCAAGACAAAGATCACGCAAAAGATCGAGGATGAAATTTCAAGTATTGAAGGCATCAAGAAAATTTACTCAACTAGCTTTGATAATCTAAGTGTAGTCAGCATCGAATTTGAGCTAAACAAAGACCTAGAGAGCGCTACAAACGACGTCCGCGACAAGATGCAAAAGGCAAGGTTAAACACAAACTACGAGATAGAAAAGCTAAATGGCCTATCTTCAGCCGTCTTTAGCCTCTTTATCACAAGGCTTGATGGCAACGAAACTAAGCTCATGCAAGAGATCGATGATGTGGCAAAGCCATTTTTGGAGCGCATTAGCGGCGTTTCGAAGGTCAAGACAAATGGTTTTTTAGAGCCAGCGGTGAAAATTTTACTAGATAGATTTAAGCTAGATAAAAACGCCCTTAGCGCAAATGAAGTGGCAAATTTGATAAAGGTTGAAAATTTAAAAGCGCCACTTGGAAAGATAGAAAATGAGCAAATTCAAATGGCGATCAAGTCAAATTTTAGCGCCAAAAGCATAGATGAGATAAGAAATTTAACGATCAAACAAGGGGTATTTTTAAAAGATATCGCAAGTGTTGATCTTGCTTATAAAGATGCAAACGAAGCAGCGATAATGGATAAAAAAAGTGGCGTCTTGCTTGGTCTTGAGCTAGCCCCAGACGCAAACGCTCTAACAGTGATCGCTCTAGCTAAATCAAAGCTAGATCAGTTTAAAAGCCTGCTTGGCAATGAATACAACGTAAAAATAGCTTATGATAAGAGCGAAGTGATACAAAAGCACATCGATCAAACCGCCTTTGATATGATCCTTGGCGTCTTGCTAACTATCGTGATCGTATATCTTTTTTTAAGAAATTTCTCTATCACCATCATCTCAGTCGTAGCGATACCAACTAGCATCGTAGCGACATTTTTCATCATAAATGCCCTAGGCTACGACATAAACCGCCTAAGTCTTATCGCCCTTACGCTTGGCATTGGAATTTTCATAGATGATGCGATAGTTGTCACTGAAAATATCGCTAGTAAGCTAAAAGATGAGCCAAATGCCCTAAAAGCAAGCTTTGCAGGTATAAAAGAGATAGCATTTAGCGTCTTTGCGATCTCACTCGTTCTGCTTTGCGTCTTTGTGCCTATCGCCTTTATGAGTGGCATCGTTGGCAAGTACTTTAACTCATTTGCGATGAGCGTGGCAGCTGGTATCGTCATATCGTTTTTTGTTAGTATCTTTCTCGTGCCAACGCTTAGTGCAAGGTTTGTAAATGCCAAAGAAAGCAGCTTTTTTCTAAAGAGCGAGCCATTTTTTGAAGCACTTGAAAATTTATATGAGAAAATTTTAGTCTTAGCGCTTAAATTTAAGCTCATATTTTTAGCTATAACGCTTGCGGTCGTTGTTTGCTCATTTGCTCTGGCTAAATTTGTAGGCGGCGACTTCATGCCAAGCGAGGATAACTCGGAGTTTAACATCTACTTTAAGCTTGATCCTTCACTTAGCTTGCAAGCTAGCAAAGAGAGGCTAAAAGATAAAATTTCACTCATAAACGCCGATCCTCAGGTAGCTTACGCCTACTTCATCCTTGGCTACACAGATGCCAAGCAACCCTATCTTGTAAAAGCTTACGTTAGGCTAAAAGAGCTAAAAGATAGAGCTAATCACGAGCGGCAAAACGCTATCATGCAGAGGTTTCGCGACAAGCTAAAAAGTGACGACATGAGCGTCATTGTAGCTGACTTGCCAGTTGTTGAAGGTGGTGATGTGCAGCCAGTTAAGCTTACTATCACCTCTGAAAATGGCAAAGATCTAGAGAAATTTGTGCCAAAGATCAGCAAGATGCTAAAAGAGATAAATGACGCAACGGACGTAAATTCGCCCGAAGAAGATCTGCTAAAACGCGTTCAAATTTCTATCGATGAAGATAAGGCTAAGAGGCTAAATTTAGACAAAGCCAGCATTGCAAGCGCCGTTTATAGCGCATTTAGCCAGAACGAGGTCTCTGTTTTTGAAAACGAAAATGGCAAAGAATATGAGCTTTACATGCGCCTTGATGATAAATTTAGAAGCGATACAAATGATATCTTACAGACCAAGATAAGAAGCAGTGAGGGCTTTTTCGTGACACTTGGCGATGTGGCTACGATTAGTTTTGAGCAAAAGCCAGCTAGCATTTCAAGGTTTAATAGAGCCGATGAGATCAAATTTCTAGCAAATACTAAAAACAACGCTCCACTAAATAGTGTGGCAAATGAAATTTCAAAGAAGCTTGATGAAATTTTGCCAGCAAATTTCAAGTATAAATTTCTAGGATTTGTTGAGCTGATGGATGATACGAACGCCTCTTTTATCTTTACGGTGAGCGCTAGTGCAGTGCTTATTTACATGGTGCTAGCCGCACTTTACGAGAGCTTTTTGCTGCCATTTCTTATCATGCTAGCCATGCCACTTGCCTTTTGTGGCGTCGTGATCGGTCTTTTTATAAGTGGCAATCCATTTAGCCTATTTGTCATGGTTGGCGTCATCTTGCTCTTTGGCATGGTCGGTAAAAACGCTATCTTAGTCGTTGATTTTGCAAACCACTTTGCAAATAGCGGCATAGAGGCAAACGAAGCTGTAAAAATGGCTGCTAAAAAGCGACTAAGGGCTGTTTTGATGACCACCTTTGCGATGATATTTGCCATGCTGCCTCTTGCTCTTAGCAGAGGCGCTGGCTTTGAGGCCAACTCGCCTATGGCCATAAGTATCATCTTTGGGCTCATTAGTTCGACCTTGCTAAGCTTGCTTGTCGTGCCAGTGCTTTTTGCATGGGTCTATAATCTTGATAAATTTATAAGAAAATTTTATGAAAGGGAGAGAATTTGA
- a CDS encoding efflux RND transporter periplasmic adaptor subunit, which yields MKKLIILMIFCIFSFAGEEIFADFEVYAKQSSKLAFESSGKVDKIFVDVSSHVKKGDVLASLDQSSLEIALKKAKNDLELAKNASEFAKNTLNKFTQVRDVTSKQEFDEVKYKFDEAILRVQSAQIAILNAQDRLKKAVLKAPFDGVIASKNIELGEGVSPLSPAFILNSKEAKILIAIDEKYVDLVKIGDTFKFKLDAASDEKEVKIVLIYPEIKRETRKFYAEAYDMSLKPGMFGQGRVLVSNRK from the coding sequence TTGAAAAAGCTGATAATTTTAATGATATTTTGTATTTTTTCATTTGCAGGGGAGGAAATTTTTGCTGATTTTGAAGTCTATGCCAAGCAAAGCTCAAAGCTTGCATTTGAGAGCAGCGGCAAGGTGGATAAAATTTTTGTAGATGTTTCAAGTCATGTTAAAAAAGGCGATGTTTTAGCTAGCCTTGATCAAAGTAGCCTAGAAATCGCTCTAAAAAAGGCAAAAAATGATCTTGAACTTGCAAAAAATGCTAGTGAATTTGCAAAAAATACTTTAAACAAATTCACTCAAGTAAGAGACGTCACTTCAAAGCAAGAATTTGATGAGGTAAAGTATAAATTTGACGAAGCGATACTTCGGGTTCAAAGTGCACAAATTGCTATTTTAAATGCGCAAGATCGCCTTAAAAAAGCTGTTTTAAAAGCCCCATTTGATGGCGTCATAGCTAGTAAAAATATTGAGCTTGGAGAGGGTGTTTCGCCGCTTAGTCCAGCTTTTATTTTAAACTCAAAAGAGGCAAAAATTTTAATAGCAATCGACGAAAAATATGTAGATTTGGTAAAGATTGGCGATACATTTAAATTTAAACTTGACGCAGCAAGCGATGAAAAAGAGGTAAAAATCGTGCTTATCTATCCAGAGATCAAGCGAGAGACTAGAAAATTTTACGCCGAGGCTTATGATATGAGCTTAAAACCTGGCATGTTTGGTCAAGGCAGAGTGCTAGTTAGTAACAGAAAATGA